A single region of the Raphanus sativus cultivar WK10039 chromosome 1, ASM80110v3, whole genome shotgun sequence genome encodes:
- the LOC108863534 gene encoding E3 ubiquitin-protein ligase RSL1-like translates to MDANELELARQKLDLVSLGESSSTYRLYSKGLVSEEVVKDDTMLVGGSGLSLCDSNDNSKLETSKALRNKRVLAHPEAAELAAIIQGLSWALEFGVKNIQFFCDDSIILDYVTRKAAPNESIVATLLEKVALLEKKFTTCQALAVERRGDINSSVIKLARDAIASQTRWREGDTEYETCPACYAHVSPSHKLEVRSGCFHRICFTCIGDCFSSQLARGDTLLCPYSGCDKELVLEDCRGIADDDALKLIIHRKKEKVIPVSDRVYCPKPSCNFLMSDRDLPLGFSIDPRQKLVARTCVECGLCFCKNCHVPWHYKKTCDEFKKSHSYLTSDAALFDSLVKTEGWMKCPQCATVVQKDGGCQRIKCRHCNQKFCYLCGAALRKKMSCTCTPHQGTRLGF, encoded by the exons ATGGATGCTAACGAATTGGAATTGGCGAGGCAGAAGCTTGATCTTGTTTCGCTCGGAGAATCCTCCTCAACGTATCGGTTATACTCCAAGGGTTTGGTGAGTGAAGAGGTTGTTAAGGATGATACGATGCTGGTCGGTGGTTCAGGCCTGTCCCTCTGTGACTCGAACGATAACTCGAAACTGGAGACGAGCAAAGCTCTGAGAAACAAACGAGTCCTGGCGCACCCTGAAGCTGCGGAGTTGGCTGCCATAATTCAAGGGCTGAGTTGGGCGTTGGAATTTGGTGTCAAAAATATCCAATTCTTCTGTGATGATTCCATCATCTTGGATTAC GTAACACGTAAAGCTGCACCGAACGAGTCCATTGTAGCAACACTTTTGGAGAAAGTGGCTCTTCTCGAGAAAAAATTCACGACTTGCCAGGCACTCGCTGTGGAGCGCAGAGGAGACATCAATTCTTCTGTCATTAAGCTCGCAAGAGATGCCATTGCTTCCCAAACCAGATGGCGTGAAGGTGACACTGAGTATGAGACTTGTCCAGCCTGCTACGCCCACGTTTCACCTTCTCACAAACTTGAGGTGAGGAGCGGTTGCTTCCACCGCATCTGCTTTACCTGCATAGGGGACTGTTTCTCCTCCCAACTAGCACGAGGGGACACCCTACTCTGCCCTTACTCGGGCTGCGACAAAGAGCTTGTGCTAGAGGATTGTAGAGGTATTGCTGATGATGATGCTCTTAAGCTTATCATCCACCGCAAGAAGGAGAAGGTCATCCCCGTTTCGGACAGAGTCTACTGTCCTAAGCCTTCTTGTAACTTTTTGATGTCCGACCGCGACCTCCCACTCGGCTTCTCCATTGATCCTCGCCAAAAGTTAGTAGCACGCACCTGCGTGGAGTGCGGCTTGTGTTTCTGCAAAAATTGCCATGTTCCATGGCACTACAAGAAGACGTGCGATGAGTTCAAGAAGTCCCACTCTTACCTCACATCTGACGCCGCGCTTTTCGACTCTTTAGTGAAGACAGAGGGATGGATGAAGTGTCCCCAGTGTGCCACTGTCGTTCAGAAAGATGGCGGGTGCCAACGCATTAAATGCAG aCATTGCAACCAGAAGTTCTGTTACCTATGTGGGGCTGCCTTAAGGAAGAAAATGTCATGTACCTGCACCCCACATCAGGGGACAAGACTAGGCTTTTAA